In Chloroflexota bacterium, the genomic stretch CAGCCGGACAACCTGCTGCGTAAGATGGACTCACTCGGCATTGAGAAGGCCGTGGTTTCGCGTTTGGAGAACGTCTTCTTTAAAGATCTGCTCGTCGGCAACCGCGAACTGCACGAGATTGCACAGGCGCATCCGGACCGTTTCATCCCGGCGTACACTATCAACCCGGGGTATCCGGGGTGGGATGAAGACCTGGAGATTTGCCTTGATGAACTCAGCGCCAAGAACCTGCGTCTGCACCCCAATTACCATGGCTACGAACTGTTGGGGCAGGAGAACTTGCGCTTGCTGGAGATCGCGCGCGAACACGACTTGCTTGTGATGATCGCAATTGGCTTGGAGGACGTGCGGCATCACCACCGGCTCGTAGTAGTCCCGGACGTGGGGGCCGGGGACATTGCGCAGACCGTCAACGCTTTCCCGCAGGTGCGTTTTCTCGTCACTGGCGGGCGATTTGGAGAGGTTACGAGCATTTGGCGGAGCGTCGACAAGCGCGAAAGTTTGTATGTAGAAAACAGTCGCGTGCAGGGGCCCATCCACGACGTGGCGAAGCTTTGTAGCACCATTGGCCCAGACCATGTGCTGTTTGGCTCCAACTCACCTCTGCACTACCATGAGTCTGCGAAGCTTAGCATCGAGACCGAATCGCAGATTGTGGACGCGGTCAAGCAGAAGCTATTTCACGAAAATGCGGCGGGGCTGTTCGGCGCGTGATATTGCCTCGGTGGGAGACAGGAACGGGAGCATATTACCAGCTACGTAGTCCCGGTAGCGCAGGTTTGTAACCTGCGACCACCTTGCCCGTGCAAGACTCTTGGGTATTGAGTATCGGACACGTGGGAATGGGCTGAAACTTTGGGGGGATTACCCCTCACCCCGGCCCTCTCCCCAGGGAGAGGGAGTAATCTCGTCCGCCCAACGGGATCGCGGGACTGTCAAAGTGAAGGAGAGAAGTCCGGTAGCGCAGGTTTGCAACCTGCGACCACCTGGCCCGAGCAAGACTTTTGGGTATTGAGTATCGGACACGGGGAAATAGGCTGAAGCAGCGAGGTATTCCCCTCACCCCGGTCCTCTCCCCAGGGAGAGGGAGTAATCTCGTCCGCCCAACGGGATCGCGGGAATGTCAACGTGAAGGAGAGAAGTCCGGTAGCGCAGGTTTGCAACCTGCGACCACCTTGCCAATGGGCAAGTGCGAGATAGTCCCGGAGCCTAAAGTTTGTAGTCTAGGTGGGTGGATGGCAAAGAGGCGGTGGACAATCCCCCGCGCAACGGAACAACGATAGGTCATCGGGCTGCACTCGTTGCACAGG encodes the following:
- a CDS encoding amidohydrolase family protein, whose translation is MIDSNAYVGEWPFRRLPHSQPDNLLRKMDSLGIEKAVVSRLENVFFKDLLVGNRELHEIAQAHPDRFIPAYTINPGYPGWDEDLEICLDELSAKNLRLHPNYHGYELLGQENLRLLEIAREHDLLVMIAIGLEDVRHHHRLVVVPDVGAGDIAQTVNAFPQVRFLVTGGRFGEVTSIWRSVDKRESLYVENSRVQGPIHDVAKLCSTIGPDHVLFGSNSPLHYHESAKLSIETESQIVDAVKQKLFHENAAGLFGA